From one Pecten maximus chromosome 8, xPecMax1.1, whole genome shotgun sequence genomic stretch:
- the LOC117332989 gene encoding small nuclear ribonucleoprotein Sm D3-like isoform X2, producing the protein MSIGVPIKVLHEAEGHIVTCETTTGEVYRGKLVEAEDNMNTQMCNITVTYRDGRVAQLENVFLRGSKIRFFILPDMLKNAPMFKRIQGRSGGGGGAGRGKSAILRAQAARGRGRGGGGNVFQKRR; encoded by the exons ATGTCTATCGGTGTACCGATTAAGGTGCTTCATGAAGCAGAAGGCCATATTGTTACCTGTGAGACGACCACTGGTGAAGTATACAGAGGGAAATTGGTGGAAGCTGAAGACAACATGAACACTCAAATGTGCAATATCACCGTTACATACAGAGATGGCAGAGTAGCCCAgttagaaaatgtgtttcttcgCGGAAGTAAAATAAGGTTTTTCATACTTCCAGACATGTTAAAAAATGCTCCCATGTTCAAAAGAATCCAGGGACGAAGTGGGGGTGGCGGTGGAGCAGGCCGAGGAAAATCGGCAATCCTCCGAGCGCAAG CTGCAAGAGGACGTGGCCGAggag GTGGTGGCAATGTGTTCCAGAAGAGGCGTTGA
- the LOC117332989 gene encoding small nuclear ribonucleoprotein Sm D3-like isoform X1 produces MSIGVPIKVLHEAEGHIVTCETTTGEVYRGKLVEAEDNMNTQMCNITVTYRDGRVAQLENVFLRGSKIRFFILPDMLKNAPMFKRIQGRSGGGGGAGRGKSAILRAQAARGRGRGGGGGGGGGRGGGGNVFQKRR; encoded by the exons ATGTCTATCGGTGTACCGATTAAGGTGCTTCATGAAGCAGAAGGCCATATTGTTACCTGTGAGACGACCACTGGTGAAGTATACAGAGGGAAATTGGTGGAAGCTGAAGACAACATGAACACTCAAATGTGCAATATCACCGTTACATACAGAGATGGCAGAGTAGCCCAgttagaaaatgtgtttcttcgCGGAAGTAAAATAAGGTTTTTCATACTTCCAGACATGTTAAAAAATGCTCCCATGTTCAAAAGAATCCAGGGACGAAGTGGGGGTGGCGGTGGAGCAGGCCGAGGAAAATCGGCAATCCTCCGAGCGCAAG CTGCAAGAGGACGTGGCCGAggaggtggtggtggtggtggcggCGGACGAGGAGGTGGTGGCAATGTGTTCCAGAAGAGGCGTTGA
- the LOC117332988 gene encoding uncharacterized protein LOC117332988, whose translation MDQNQNANIQYHFAQPTGEIVEGADPGGGQPVVALQRILDNQQVIYTTNEGDGHLQVYHHDASQAIQGLEGQDTIVFLDEGMEVETETEVATASEAVEAVKYIDHGENQMQKIIIQVAPQDQEVRQEPQRIVIPGLENYVVQLAEQDQTAGNVHLYQNIQPKTVYPKVAIKGPDKTAHKSQPLILKPPQIIQQSTSQSTRPEATGVGQSDTSQQPKVVISQKQVKHQKKRPTPQNENTEYIYVSRVLASSKDETSETGKSVYNTIKVYKSMPKKVDEKQTEGMSSQQGRFKQVAPTPESEQKAANSSHQVTPPSQKVTPPSQQMTVVEAPSQQVTVVEAPPQQMTVVEAPPQQVTVMEAPSQQVTVVEAQSQQVTVVEASSQQMTVVEAPPQQVTEVEAPSQQVAERSQHVSEIPHQTEETLQQLAVSTSVQEMEMISKQSSQQLQSGCKSYPKSPRIVSVLGASKNIIRKGGNIFKVDPVSKKIIFEPPSPEDTNKVASLEGSLKDLNSENADKINNHDDEESDVDDEEEPVAKAKPYENLERVTTGKRKGSWKKKPKSKKNKSQCHFNPKDVAPPPKQPTKSKKQDKTKGKKLPKDKSNSKSMFSLDPDIQIKQEVVEEDSEMLPKQKTIEEEEEELEDKKCRMCLALHNAECPLMRRRVRTSIGDNVICLNSTMLSLQTIPKEFILSRRDGHGLSVFASDIIVKGTHFGPLVGEKMTFEEISHKMDFTHLWLIETEETISAVDKKKIKYNFISTYNEMTSNWCRYLRPTLNAQECNVISYCKNEEILFVAREDIQEGEELIVYFRFIEDLHNELWFADLCNRVEKLCKRCDVVYTNLVSYVKHVQVFHPYSLKKLKAICKECGLVLESTGELTTHCKEEHQGNGAFICKDCGKQFPIPRGLHQHRKFFHIIEGNFPCEHCGKCFFNKFKLKNHMRNKHSGKEHKCNVCKKVVGSQNALNRHRKSHTREGYKFTCDRCGKSCRDNSNLRSHMLTHVKARKFPCTVAGCVMRYGSKVALQMHYAKTHLLSAEQIKVHMINMTNPEEQNELDHSEQENMTGVFSGTQTEIVYELESENDEWSDYV comes from the exons ATGGATCAGAATCAAAATGCTAATATACAGTACCATTTTGCCCAGCCAACTGGGGAGATAGTGGAAGGTGCAGACCCTGGTGGTGGGCAGCCTGTTGTCGCTCTGCAGAGAATCCTGGACAACCAACAAGTCATCTACACGACTAATGAGGGTGATGGTCATTTACAG GTATATCACCATGATGCCAGTCAAGCTATACAGGGTCTGGAAGGCCAGGACACCATTGTGTTTCTTGATGAGGGAATGGAGGTAGAGACCGAGACTGAGGTCGCCACAGCATCCGAGGCTGTCGAGGCTGTCAAGTATATTGACCATGGTGAAAATCAGATGCAAAAAATCATCATCCAGGTGGCACCACAGGACCAAGAGGTCAGACAGGAGCCCCAACGTATCGTAATTCCAG GCTTGGAGAATTATGTAGTACAATTGGCTGAGCAAGATCAAACAGCAGGAAATGTCcatctttatcaaaatatacagCCGAAAACTGTATACCCAAAGGTAGCCATTAAAGGTCCTGATAAAACCGCACATAAGTCCCAGCCATTAATATTAAAACCTCCACAAATCATCCAACAAAGCACAAGCCAATCAACCAGACCTGAGGCTACAGGTGTCGGTCAGAGTGACACTTCACAACAGCCAAAAGTAGTGATTAGCCAAAAACAAGTTAAACACCAGAAAAAACGACCAACACCACAGAATGAAAATACAGAGTACATCTATGTTTCTAGAGTGCTTGCTTCTTCTAAAGATGAGACTAGTGAAACCGGGAAATCAGTATATAACACTATTAAAGTTTACAAATCCATGCCGAAAAAGGTTGATGAGAAACAGACTGAAGGAATGTCTTCACAGCAAGGAAGATTCAAACAGGTAGCACCTACACCTGAATCAGAACAGAAGGCAGCAAATTCATCACATCAGGTGACACCACCATCACAAAAGGTGACACCACCATCACAACAGATGACAGTGGTGGAAGCACCATCACAACAGGTGACTGTGGTGGAAGCACCACCACAACAGATGACAGTGGTGGAAGCACCACCACAACAGGTGACAGTGATGGAAGCACCATCACAACAGGTGACAGTGGTGGAAGCACAATCACAACAGGTGACAGTGGTGGAAGCATCATCACAACAGATGACAGTGGTGGAAGCACCACCACAACAGGTGACAGAGGTGGAAGCACCATCACAACAGGTGGCAGAACGATCACAGCATGTCTCAGAAATTCCACATCAGACAGAAGAAACATTGCAACAGTTGGCAGTATCAACATCAGTGCAGGAAATGGAaatgatttcaaaacagtcTTCACAACAATTACAATCAGGTTGTAAATCTTATCCCAAATCACCAAGAATTGTTTCTGTGCTTGGAGCTAGTAAAAATATCATCAGGAAAGGTGGCAATATCTTTAAAGTAGATCCAGTATCAAAGAAGATCATTTTTGAACCACCTTCTCCAGAGGATACAAATAAGGTTGCAAGTTTGGAAGGAAGCTTAAAGGATCTAAATTCTGAAAATGCAGATAAAATCAACAATCATGATGATGAAGAGTCAGATGTTGATGATGAAGAGGAACCTGTAGCAAAGGCTAAACCATATGAGAACCTAGAGAGAGTAACCACTGGGAAGAGAAAGGGAAGCTGGAAAAAGAAACCAAAAAGCAAGAAAAATAAATCCCAATGTCATTTTAATCCCAAAGATGTAGCCCCACCACCAAAACAGCCAACAAAATCCAAAAAGCAAGATAAAACTAAGGGTAAAAAGCTGCCTAAAGACAAATCTAATTCTAAAAGTATGTTTAGTTTGGACCCAGATATTCAGATTAAGCAGGAAGTTGTAGAGGAGGATAGTGAAATGTTACCCAAGCAGAAGACAATTGAAGAGGAAGAAGAAGAGTTGGAAGATAAGAAATGCCGAATGTGTCTAGCCCTTCACAATGCAGAATGTCCGTTGATGCGTAGGCGAGTTAGGACAAGTATAGGTGACaatgttatttgtttaaattCCACAATGCTTTCCTTACAGACCATCCCCAAAGAGTTTATACTCAGTAGGAGAGATGGACATGGTCTCAGCGTGTTTGCATCAGACATCATTGTTAAAGGCACACACTTTGGACCTTTGGTGGGAGAAAAGATGACATTTGAAGAGATTTCACATAAAATGGACTTCACACACCTGTGGCTTATTGAGACGGAGGAGACAATAAGTGCAGTGGATAAGAAAAAgattaaatacaatttcatcAGTACATACAATGAGATGACAAGTAACTGGTGCAG aTATCTGAGACCTACTCTGAATGCACAGGAATGTAACGTGATTAGCTACTGTAAAAACGAGGAGATTTTGTTTGTAGCCAGGGAGGACATACAGGAGG GTGAAGAATTGATCGTGTATTTCCGCTTCATTGAAGACCTCCATAATGAGCTATGGTTTGCTGACCTGTGTAACCGTGTTGAGAAGCTGTGTAAGAGATGTGATGTGGTATACACAAACCTTGTCAGCTATGTAAAGCATGTCCAGGTGTTCCATCCATACTCGCTCAAAAAACTCAAGGCCATCTGCAAG GAGTGTGGTTTGGTGTTAGAGAGTACCGGAGAACTGACTACACACTGTAAGGAAGAACATCAAGGCAATGGGGCCTTTATATGTAAAGACTGTGGTAAACAATTCCCCATTCCACGTGGTCTACATCAACATCGCAAGTTCTTCCACATCATTGAGGGCAATTTTCCATGTGAACATTGTGGAAAGTGTTTCTTCAACAAGTTCAAACTAAAAAACCACATGCGGAATAAGCATTCAGGGAAGGAGCACAAATGCAATGTCTGCAAAAAGGTTGTTGGGTCTCAAAATGCCCTAAATCGCCATCGCAAGTCACATACTCGTGAAGGTTACAAGTTTACATGTGATCGATGTGGAAAGTCTTGTCGTGATAACAGTAATTTACGATCTCACATGTTAACACATGTCAAAGCAAGAAAGTTTCCTTGCACAGTGGCAGGTTGTGTGATGAGATATGGGTCCAAGGTTGCTTTACAAATGCACTATGCCAAAACCCATCTTCTTTCTGCAGAACAGATTAAAGTACATATGATTAACATGACGAACCCAGAAGAACAGAATGAATTGGATCATTCAGAGCAGGAGAACATGACAGGAGTTTTTTCTGGTACGCAGACTGAAATTGTCTACGAGTTAGAAAGTGAGAATGATGAGTGGAGTGACTACGTCTAG